In one window of Methanosarcina vacuolata Z-761 DNA:
- the comE gene encoding sulfopyruvate decarboxylase subunit beta, with the protein MASPEEEVIAIMKKAGIDLAATLPCDRIKNLLPLVSENFPEIKLTREENGVGICAGVYLAGGRPMMLIQSTGLGNMINALESLNVICRIPLPVLASWRGVYAEGIEAQVPLGTHLPAILEGAGLAYTIIDEAGKLSLLENVIKDAFENLRPHIALISPKVWESSNCCAWEAAGLPEKPEIMERTCRFNIKQETLRPLMLRNDAICAIDSQLDGEITVTNLGVPCKELYACRDRELNFYMFGSMGLVSSIGLGLALRTEKTVVTLDGDGSLLMNPNALLEIANEAPKNLIIICLDNGAYGSTGSQETCALRYIDLEIFATACGIQNTAKVNSPERLIEAFSKFRAMQELSFIHVILKPGNTKAPNIPLSPEEVTKRFKEALKA; encoded by the coding sequence ATGGCAAGTCCGGAAGAAGAAGTCATAGCAATAATGAAAAAGGCAGGTATCGACCTTGCCGCAACTCTGCCCTGCGACAGGATCAAAAACCTGCTTCCCCTGGTTTCTGAGAATTTTCCTGAAATCAAGTTAACGAGAGAAGAAAATGGTGTGGGCATTTGTGCCGGGGTTTACCTTGCAGGGGGGAGGCCCATGATGCTTATCCAGAGCACAGGGCTTGGGAATATGATTAATGCTCTGGAATCACTTAATGTAATCTGCAGGATTCCCTTACCTGTTCTGGCAAGCTGGCGTGGGGTTTACGCTGAAGGAATCGAAGCCCAGGTCCCGCTTGGCACCCATCTCCCGGCAATCCTTGAAGGAGCAGGGCTTGCGTATACAATAATTGATGAAGCCGGAAAGCTATCTCTACTTGAAAATGTAATAAAAGACGCGTTTGAGAATTTAAGGCCGCATATAGCCCTAATTTCTCCGAAAGTATGGGAAAGCTCGAATTGTTGCGCCTGGGAAGCGGCTGGATTGCCCGAAAAACCCGAGATTATGGAAAGAACATGCCGTTTCAATATTAAGCAGGAAACCCTCAGACCATTAATGCTAAGGAACGATGCGATTTGCGCAATTGATTCTCAGCTTGATGGCGAAATTACGGTAACAAATCTTGGAGTTCCCTGCAAGGAACTTTATGCTTGCAGAGACAGGGAGCTTAACTTCTATATGTTTGGCTCAATGGGGCTCGTCTCGTCGATAGGACTTGGCCTGGCTCTTAGGACAGAAAAGACGGTAGTGACCCTTGACGGGGACGGCAGCCTGCTTATGAACCCCAACGCCCTGCTCGAAATTGCTAATGAAGCCCCAAAAAACCTGATTATTATTTGCCTTGACAATGGTGCCTACGGCTCCACAGGCTCGCAGGAAACCTGTGCTCTCCGCTATATTGACCTGGAAATTTTTGCAACCGCTTGCGGAATTCAGAATACGGCTAAGGTAAACAGCCCAGAGAGGTTAATAGAAGCTTTCAGTAAATTTCGGGCCATGCAGGAACTTTCCTTTATCCATGTAATCCTGAAGCCTGGAAATACAAAAGCTCCCAATATCCCCCTGAGCCCTGAAGAGGTTACAAAACGCTTTAAAGA